From Candidatus Woesearchaeota archaeon, the proteins below share one genomic window:
- a CDS encoding 50S ribosomal protein L1, with protein sequence MDQKDVLEALKKIKETSTKRNFNQTYDLVITLKDIDLKKQENHVDFFGNLPHNRGKKIKVCAFAAPELKDEAKAVCDNVVDILEFPKYAQDKKLTKKLADEFDFFIAQANIMTQVASAFGRVLGPKNKMPNPKAGCVVPPKTNLKPLYARLQTMFRVSIKKDPMMQIAVGKEDMKDEEIADNIVSVYDQLLQHLPNQKNNLKAVYLKLTMGKAVKVA encoded by the coding sequence ATGGATCAGAAAGATGTATTGGAAGCATTGAAGAAGATAAAGGAAACTTCTACTAAGCGGAATTTCAACCAGACTTATGATCTAGTCATAACTTTGAAGGACATCGATCTTAAGAAGCAGGAGAACCATGTTGATTTCTTCGGGAATCTGCCTCACAACAGGGGAAAGAAGATCAAAGTGTGCGCTTTTGCTGCGCCTGAGCTGAAAGATGAGGCAAAGGCTGTGTGCGACAATGTTGTTGATATTCTCGAGTTCCCGAAATATGCCCAAGACAAGAAATTAACAAAAAAACTTGCAGATGAGTTTGATTTTTTCATTGCGCAGGCAAATATAATGACGCAGGTAGCATCAGCTTTTGGCCGTGTTTTAGGCCCAAAAAACAAGATGCCAAATCCCAAGGCAGGATGTGTTGTCCCGCCAAAGACAAATTTAAAGCCATTGTATGCAAGGCTTCAAACAATGTTCAGGGTAAGCATTAAGAAGGATCCTATGATGCAAATTGCAGTCGGAAAAGAAGATATGAAAGACGAGGAAATCGCAGACAATATTGTCAGCGTTTATGACCAGCTGCTGCAGCATCTGCCCAATCAAAAGAATAACTTAAAAGCTGTTTACCTAAAGCTGACTATGGGGAAGGCTGTGAAGGTGGCATGA